A genomic window from Gossypium hirsutum isolate 1008001.06 chromosome D10, Gossypium_hirsutum_v2.1, whole genome shotgun sequence includes:
- the LOC121222373 gene encoding uncharacterized protein At1g15400, with protein MAGLQRSAVSFRRQGSSGIVWDDRFLSELTQANQEQQGDTKQEEQAQVAQDNNNPEKLDASKDVKPTRNLPPINTIERSRSNGERRGYRTGKVSPAIEPPSPKVSACGFCSAFGKQPKNHRKKPGKRRSR; from the coding sequence ATGGCTGGTTTGCAAAGATCTGCAGTGTCGTTTAGGAGGCAAGGATCTTCAGGGATTGTTTGGGATGACAGGTTTTTGTCCGAGTTAACCCAAGCAAATCAAGAACAACAAGGAGACACCAAGCAAGAAGAACAAGCCCAGGTTGCGCAAGACAACAATAACCCTGAAAAACTCGATGCTAGTAAGGATGTTAAGCCCACAAGAAACCTCCCACCCATCAACACAATCGAAAGGAGCCGATCTAATGGTGAAAGGCGAGGTTACCGTACCGGTAAGGTATCCCCTGCTATTGAGCCGCCATCTCCCAAGGTTTCAGCTTGTGGTTTTTGCAGTGCTTTTGGGAAACAACCCAAGAATCATAGGAAAAAGCCTGGTAAGCGTAGATCAAGATAG